From Mus pahari chromosome 20, PAHARI_EIJ_v1.1, whole genome shotgun sequence, the proteins below share one genomic window:
- the B3gnt9 gene encoding UDP-GlcNAc:betaGal beta-1,3-N-acetylglucosaminyltransferase 9 has translation MRRRPRLCRDAWLTLLLSAALGLLLYAQRDGASPTTRTPSSRGRQLPQPTPGPRAHELPNTARAAPLAYEGDTPVPPTPTDPFDFGGYLRAKDQRRFPLLINQPRKCRSDGASGGSPDLLIAVKSVAADFERREAVRQTWGAEGRVQGALVRRVFLLGVPKGAGSGGAGARSHWRALLEAESRAYADILLWAFEDTFFNLTLKEIHFLSWASAFCPDVHFVFKGDADVFVHVRNLLQFLELRDPAQDLLAGDVIVQARPIRARASKYFIPQAVYGLPVYPAYAGGGGFVLSGATLRRLADACSQVELFPIDDVFLGMCLQRLRLTPEPHPAFRTFGISQPSAAPHLRTFDPCFYRELVVVHGLSAADIWLMWRLLHGPRGPVCAHPQPVATGPFQWNS, from the coding sequence ATGAGGAGGAGGCCGCGCCTTTGTCGAGACGCGTGGCTTACACTGCTGCTCAGCGCCGCCCTCGGACTCCTGCTCTACGCGCAGCGCGACGGGGCATCCCCCACGACCAGAACACCATCATCGCGAGGACGACAGCTCCCGCAGCCCACTCCTGGTCCCCGAGCACACGAGCTCCCCAACACCGCCCGCGCGGCCCCGCTGGCCTACGAGGGGGACACTCCGGTGCCGCCCACACCTACGGACCCCTTTGACTTCGGCGGGTATCTGCGCGCCAAGGACCAACGGCGCTTCCCGCTGCTCATTAACCAGCCTCGCAAATGCCGCAGCGACGGCGCATCCGGCGGCTCGCCCGACTTGCTCATCGCGGTCAAGTCTGTGGCTGCGGACTTTGAGCGGCGGGAAGCCGTTCGCCAGACTTGGGGAGCCGAGGGTCGCGTGCAGGGGGCACTCGTACGCCGAGTGTTCTTGTTGGGCGTGCCCAAGGGGGCGGGCTCCGGCGGGGCAGGCGCGCGTTCGCACTGGCGCGCTCTGCTGGAGGCTGAGAGCCGAGCTTATGCAGACATTCTGCTCTGGGCTTTCGAAGACACCTTTTTCAACCTAACGCTGAAGGAGATTCACTTTCTATCTTGGGCCTCAGCATTCTGCCCAGATGTACACTTTGTTTTTAAGGGCGATGCAGATGTGTTCGTGCACGTGAGGAACCTGCTGCAGTTTCTGGAGCTCCGGGATCCGGCACAGGACCTTCTCGCTGGTGATGTGATTGTGCAGGCAAGGCCAATCCGAGCTAGGGCCAGCAAGTACTTCATCCCCCAGGCTGTGTATGGACTGCCCGTTTACCCTGCCTACGCAGGTGGCGGCGGCTTTGTTCTTTCGGGAGCCACGCTCCGCCGCCTAGCTGATGCCTGCTCACAAGTTGAGCTCTTTCCCATAGACGATGTCTTTCTAGGCATGTGTTTGCAGCGCTTGCGGCTCACACCGGAGCCTCATCCAGCATTTCGCACCTTTGGCATCTCCCAGCCTTCAGCTGCACCTCATCTTCGAACCTTCGACCCTTGTTTCTACCGAGAACTGGTAGTAGTACATGGGCTGTCTGCAGCTGACATCTGGCTTATGTGGCGCTTGTTGCATGGGCCTCGGGGGCCAGTCTGTGCACATCCACAGCCTGTGGCAACAGGTCCCTTCCAGTGGAATTCTTAG
- the Tradd gene encoding tumor necrosis factor receptor type 1-associated DEATH domain protein has protein sequence MAAGQNGHEEWVGSAYLFLESAVDKVVLSEAYTDPKKKVAIYKALQTALSESGDSSEVLQILKIHCSDPQLIVQLRFCGRLLCGRFLQAYREGALRTALQRCMAAALAQEALRLQLELRAGAEQLDSWLTDEERCLNYILAQKPDRLRDEELAKLEDELCKLTCDCTGRGGTTQVAPAGSKSPVSSPTEEKPLPATCQTFLFHGQPVVNRPLTLQDQQTFARSVGLKWRRVGRSLQRNCRALRDPALDSLAYEYERDGLYEQAFQLLRRFMQAEGRRATLQRLVEALEENELTSLAEDLLGQEEPDGGLA, from the exons ATGGCAGCCGGTCAGAATGGCCACgaggagtgggtgggcagtgcATACCTGTTTTTGGAGTCTGCGGTGGACAAGGTGGTCCTGTCTGAAGCTTACACGGATCCCAAGAAGAAGGTGGCAATATACAAGGCTCTGCAGACTGCATTGTCAG AGAGTGGGGACAGCTCTGAAGTACTGCAGATACTCAAGATCCACTGCAGCGACCCTCAGCTCATCGTCCAGTTGCGGTTCTGCGGGCGCCTGCTGTGCGGCCGCTTCCTCCAAGCCTACCGCGAGGGGGCGCTGCGCACCGCGCTGCAGAGGTGCATGGCCGCGGCGCTTGCCCAGGAAGCGCTGCGGTTGCAGCTGGAGTTGCGTGCTGGCGCGGAGCAGCTGGACAGTTGGCTGACTGATGAAGAGCGCTGTTTGAATTACATCTTAGCCCAGAAG CCCGACCGGCTCAGGGACGAGGAACTCGCGAAGCTGGAGGATGAGCTCTGCAAACTGACGTGTGACTGCACTGGCCGGGGTGGAACCACACAGGTAGCTCCTGCAGGTTCGAAGTCCCCGGTTTCCTCTCCGACAGAGGAGAAACCACTGCCGGCCACCTGCCAGACTTTTCTGTTCCATGGTCAGCCCGTAG TGAACCGGCCACTGACTCTTCAAGACCAGCAGACGTTCGCGCGCTCCGTGGGCCTCAAGTGGCGCAGGGTGGGGCGCTCGCTGCAGCGTAACTGTCGGGCATTGAGAGATCCTGCCCTCGACTCTCTGGCCTACGAGTACGAGCGTGATGGGCTATACGAGCAGGCCTTCCAGCTGCTGCGCCGTTTCATGCAAGCCGAGGGCCGCCGTGCCACACTGCAACGCCTGGTGGAGGCGCTGGAGGAGAACGAACTCACTAGTCTAGCAGAGGATCTGTTGGGCCAGGAGGAACCGGATGGTGGCCTGGCCTAA
- the Fbxl8 gene encoding F-box/LRR-repeat protein 8 gives MQEPVDKLPEEVLALIFRDLPLRDRAVAARVCRAWAVAATNSAVWSDTSISCDCELEDLLSPYLSSCLDHIHNLRLEYEPSKKPSRGMATELLTTLASQAPRLRGLRLECRGEKPLFDAGQDILGAVRAICGAAHQLRHLDLRHLPYTLDDTLVLKAAGGCPELRSLFLDNHALVNSVHPTSVLKLLEACPHLRALGLHLASMSRAALELLAAPHRSPFALLALRCACPEDARASPLPDEAWATLSCRHPELEVELELEPVLPVEAVTRILQPAVPVTVLRLNLSGDTVGPVRFAARHYGETLRALEVRASASPELHTALEELAARCAGLREIHCFCVVRPSVLDAFRTHCPRLRSYTLKLKREPHPWRPTLVR, from the exons ATGCAGGAGCCGGTAGACAAGCTGCCAGAGGAAGTGTTGGCGCTCATCTTCCGTGACCTGCCTCTCAGGGACCGTGCTGTAGCCGCCAGAGTCTGCAGGGCCTGGGCGGTGGCTGCCACCAACAGCGCTGTGTGGTCTGATACGAGCATCAG TTGTGACTGTGAGCTGGAAGACTTGTTGTCACCGTATCTGTCCTCCTGCCTGGACCACATTCACAACCTAAGGCTGGAATATGAGCCATCAAAGAAGCCCAGCCGCGGAATGGCCACCGAACTGCTGACCACCCTGGCCAGCCAAGCCCCAAGGCTCAGAGGCCTGCGCTTGGAATGCCGCGGAGAGAAGCCGCTCTTTGATGCGGGCCAGGACATCCTGGGCGCTGTGCGCGCAATCTGCGGAGCTGCTCACCAACTTCGCCACCTCGACTTGCGCCACTTGCCCTACACGCTGGACGACACTCTGGTGCTTAAGGCTGCTGGTGGCTGTCCCGAGCTCCGCAGTCTTTTCCTGGACAACCATGCACTGGTGAACAGCGTGCATCCCACCTCTGTGCTCAAGCTATTGGAGGCCTGCCCTCACCTGCGCGCCCTTGGACTGCACCTTGCTAGTATGTCGCGCGCCGCGCTGGAATTGCTAGCCGCTCCGCATCGCTCCCCTTTTGCACTTCTGGCACTGAGGTGCGCGTGCCCCGAAGATGCTCGTGCTTCCCCTCTGCCTGATGAAGCCTGGGCGACGCTGAGTTGCCGCCATCCTGAGCTGGAGGTGGAGCTGGAGCTAGAGCCTGTGCTTCCAGTTGAGGCCGTAACGCGCATCCTGCAACCAGCAGTACCAGTGACTGTGCTGCGTCTCAACCTCTCGGGTGACACTGTAGGACCCGTGCGCTTCGCAGCGCGCCACTACGGCGAAACTTTGCGCGCCCTCGAGGTGCGCGCGTCCGCATCCCCCGAGCTGCACACCGCGCTGGAGGAGCTGGCGGCGCGCTGCGCGGGCTTGAGAGAAATACACTGCTTCTGCGTGGTGAGACCCTCGGTCCTGGACGCCTTCCGCACGCACTGTCCGCGCCTGCGCAGCTATACGCTCAAGCTAAAGCGTGAGCCGCATCCCTGGCGGCCCACACTGGTACGGTGA
- the Hsf4 gene encoding heat shock factor protein 4 isoform X2 — protein sequence MQEAPAALPTEPGPSPVPAFLGKLWALVGDPGTDHLIRWSPSGTSFLVSDQSRFAKEVLPQYFKHSNMASFVRQLNMYGFRKVVSIEQGGLLRPERDHVEFQHPSFVRGREQLLERVRRKVPALRGDDSRWRPEDLGRLLGEVQALRGVQESTEARLQELRQQNEILWREVVTLRQSHSQQHRVIGKLIQCLFGPLQTGPSSAGAKRKLSLMLDEGSACSASAKFNACPVTGALLQDPYFIQSPLPETTLGLSPHRARGGPIISDIPEDSPSPEGHRFSPSSGGRRGTLGLDRGNRSPESLLPPMLLPPAPETLEPVAPVDVLGPSLHGREWTLMDLDMELSLMQPLPPERGEAELTVKELNSSGKDHTLGTPLMLDVQADLEGAALSVPGALTLYNVTESNASYLDPGANPSSP from the exons ATGCAGGAAGCGCCAGCTGCGCTGCCCACGGAGCCAGGCCCCAGCCCGGTACCTGCCTTCCTCGGCAAGCTATGGGCGCTGGTAGGCGACCCAGGCACCGACCACCTCATCCGCTGGAGCCCG AGTGGCACCAGCTTCCTTGTAAGTGATCAGAGCCGCTTCGCCAAGGAAGTGCTGCCCCAATACTTCAAGCACAGCAACATGGCGAGCTTTGTTCGCCAACTCAACATGT ATGGTTTTCGGAAGGTGGTGAGCATCGAGCAAGGTGGCCTGCTCAGGCCAGAGCGTGACCACGTTGAGTTTCAGCATCCGAGCTTCGTGCGAGGTCGCGAGCAGCTTCTGGAGCGCGTGCGCCGCAAG GTACCTGCGCTGCGAGGCGATGACAGTCGATGGCGTCCCGAAGACCTGGGCCGACTGCTGGGAGAGGTGCAAGCTTTGAGAGGAGTGCAGGAGAGCACGGAGGCACGGCTGCAGGAACTCAGGCA gCAGAACGAGATCTTGTGGCGAGAGGTGGTGACACTGCGGCAGAGCCACAGTCAGCAGCACCGAGTCATCGGCAAG CTAATCCAGTGCCTGTTTGGGCCACTTCAGACAGGGCCCAGCAGTGCAGGAGCCAAGAGAAAACT GTCCCTAATGCTCGATGAGGGGAGCGCCTGTTCAGCATCTGCTAAATTCAATGCCTGCCCTGTGACTGGGGCTCTCCTCCAAGACCCCTACTTTATCCAGTCG CCCCTCCCAGAGACCACCTTGGGCCTCAGCCCTCACAGGGCCAGAGGAGGGCCCATCATCTCTGACATCCCAGAAGATTCTCCATCTCCTGAAGGACACAGGTTTTCTCCCTCCAGTGGTGGCAGGAG GGGAACTCTAGGCCTGGACCGAGGTAACCGGAGCCCAGAGAGTCTGCTACCCCCAATGCTGCTTCCGCCTGCCCCTGAAACTCTGGAGCCCGTGGCACCTGTGGAT GTGCTGGGCCCTAGCCTGCATGGACGAGAATGGACCTTGATGGATCTGGACATGGAGTTGTCTCTG ATGCAGCCCTTGCCTCCAGAGAGGGGTGAAGCTGAGCTGACTGTCAAGGAGTTGAATTCTTCAG GGAAAGACCACACGCTGGGAACCCCACTCATGCTAGACGTCCAGGCGGATTTGGAGGGTGCAGCCCTGTCTGTGCCTGGGGCTTTAACCCTGTACAACGTCACCGAGAGCAACGCCTCCTACTTGGATCCTGGAGCCAATCCCTCCTCTCCCTGA
- the Hsf4 gene encoding heat shock factor protein 4 isoform X1, with amino-acid sequence MQEAPAALPTEPGPSPVPAFLGKLWALVGDPGTDHLIRWSPSGTSFLVSDQSRFAKEVLPQYFKHSNMASFVRQLNMYGFRKVVSIEQGGLLRPERDHVEFQHPSFVRGREQLLERVRRKVPALRGDDSRWRPEDLGRLLGEVQALRGVQESTEARLQELRQQNEILWREVVTLRQSHSQQHRVIGKLIQCLFGPLQTGPSSAGAKRKLSLMLDEGSACSASAKFNACPVTGALLQDPYFIQSPLPETTLGLSPHRARGGPIISDIPEDSPSPEGHRFSPSSGGRRVKGLALLKEEPASPGGDGEAGLALAPNECDFCVTAPPPLPVAVVQAILEGKGSYSPEGPRSVQQPEPRGPREVPDRGTLGLDRGNRSPESLLPPMLLPPAPETLEPVAPVDVLGPSLHGREWTLMDLDMELSLMQPLPPERGEAELTVKELNSSGKDHTLGTPLMLDVQADLEGAALSVPGALTLYNVTESNASYLDPGANPSSP; translated from the exons ATGCAGGAAGCGCCAGCTGCGCTGCCCACGGAGCCAGGCCCCAGCCCGGTACCTGCCTTCCTCGGCAAGCTATGGGCGCTGGTAGGCGACCCAGGCACCGACCACCTCATCCGCTGGAGCCCG AGTGGCACCAGCTTCCTTGTAAGTGATCAGAGCCGCTTCGCCAAGGAAGTGCTGCCCCAATACTTCAAGCACAGCAACATGGCGAGCTTTGTTCGCCAACTCAACATGT ATGGTTTTCGGAAGGTGGTGAGCATCGAGCAAGGTGGCCTGCTCAGGCCAGAGCGTGACCACGTTGAGTTTCAGCATCCGAGCTTCGTGCGAGGTCGCGAGCAGCTTCTGGAGCGCGTGCGCCGCAAG GTACCTGCGCTGCGAGGCGATGACAGTCGATGGCGTCCCGAAGACCTGGGCCGACTGCTGGGAGAGGTGCAAGCTTTGAGAGGAGTGCAGGAGAGCACGGAGGCACGGCTGCAGGAACTCAGGCA gCAGAACGAGATCTTGTGGCGAGAGGTGGTGACACTGCGGCAGAGCCACAGTCAGCAGCACCGAGTCATCGGCAAG CTAATCCAGTGCCTGTTTGGGCCACTTCAGACAGGGCCCAGCAGTGCAGGAGCCAAGAGAAAACT GTCCCTAATGCTCGATGAGGGGAGCGCCTGTTCAGCATCTGCTAAATTCAATGCCTGCCCTGTGACTGGGGCTCTCCTCCAAGACCCCTACTTTATCCAGTCG CCCCTCCCAGAGACCACCTTGGGCCTCAGCCCTCACAGGGCCAGAGGAGGGCCCATCATCTCTGACATCCCAGAAGATTCTCCATCTCCTGAAGGACACAGGTTTTCTCCCTCCAGTGGTGGCAGGAG GGTGAAGGGCCTGGCACTGCTCAAAGAAGAGCCGGCCAGTCCAGGGGGGGATGGCGAGGCCGGGCTGGCCCTGGCCCCAAACGAGTGTGACTTCTGCGTGACAGCACCCCCACCGCTGCCCGTGGCTGTGGTGCAGGCCAtcctggaagggaaagggagCTACAGCCCTGAGGGGCCCAGGAGTGTACAACAGCCTGAACCAAGGGGCCCCAGGGAGGTACCTGACAG GGGAACTCTAGGCCTGGACCGAGGTAACCGGAGCCCAGAGAGTCTGCTACCCCCAATGCTGCTTCCGCCTGCCCCTGAAACTCTGGAGCCCGTGGCACCTGTGGAT GTGCTGGGCCCTAGCCTGCATGGACGAGAATGGACCTTGATGGATCTGGACATGGAGTTGTCTCTG ATGCAGCCCTTGCCTCCAGAGAGGGGTGAAGCTGAGCTGACTGTCAAGGAGTTGAATTCTTCAG GGAAAGACCACACGCTGGGAACCCCACTCATGCTAGACGTCCAGGCGGATTTGGAGGGTGCAGCCCTGTCTGTGCCTGGGGCTTTAACCCTGTACAACGTCACCGAGAGCAACGCCTCCTACTTGGATCCTGGAGCCAATCCCTCCTCTCCCTGA
- the Hsf4 gene encoding heat shock factor protein 4 isoform X3: protein MQEAPAALPTEPGPSPVPAFLGKLWALVGDPGTDHLIRWSPSGTSFLVSDQSRFAKEVLPQYFKHSNMASFVRQLNMYGFRKVVSIEQGGLLRPERDHVEFQHPSFVRGREQLLERVRRKVPALRGDDSRWRPEDLGRLLGEVQALRGVQESTEARLQELRQQNEILWREVVTLRQSHSQQHRVIGKLIQCLFGPLQTGPSSAGAKRKLSLMLDEGSACSASAKFNACPVTGALLQDPYFIQSPFPCSPSQRPPWASALTGPEEGPSSLTSQKILHLLKDTGFLPPVVAGAPPPLPVAVVQAILEGKGSYSPEGPRSVQQPEPRGPREVPDRGTLGLDRGNRSPESLLPPMLLPPAPETLEPVAPVDVLGPSLHGREWTLMDLDMELSLMQPLPPERGEAELTVKELNSSGKDHTLGTPLMLDVQADLEGAALSVPGALTLYNVTESNASYLDPGANPSSP, encoded by the exons ATGCAGGAAGCGCCAGCTGCGCTGCCCACGGAGCCAGGCCCCAGCCCGGTACCTGCCTTCCTCGGCAAGCTATGGGCGCTGGTAGGCGACCCAGGCACCGACCACCTCATCCGCTGGAGCCCG AGTGGCACCAGCTTCCTTGTAAGTGATCAGAGCCGCTTCGCCAAGGAAGTGCTGCCCCAATACTTCAAGCACAGCAACATGGCGAGCTTTGTTCGCCAACTCAACATGT ATGGTTTTCGGAAGGTGGTGAGCATCGAGCAAGGTGGCCTGCTCAGGCCAGAGCGTGACCACGTTGAGTTTCAGCATCCGAGCTTCGTGCGAGGTCGCGAGCAGCTTCTGGAGCGCGTGCGCCGCAAG GTACCTGCGCTGCGAGGCGATGACAGTCGATGGCGTCCCGAAGACCTGGGCCGACTGCTGGGAGAGGTGCAAGCTTTGAGAGGAGTGCAGGAGAGCACGGAGGCACGGCTGCAGGAACTCAGGCA gCAGAACGAGATCTTGTGGCGAGAGGTGGTGACACTGCGGCAGAGCCACAGTCAGCAGCACCGAGTCATCGGCAAG CTAATCCAGTGCCTGTTTGGGCCACTTCAGACAGGGCCCAGCAGTGCAGGAGCCAAGAGAAAACT GTCCCTAATGCTCGATGAGGGGAGCGCCTGTTCAGCATCTGCTAAATTCAATGCCTGCCCTGTGACTGGGGCTCTCCTCCAAGACCCCTACTTTATCCAGTCG CCTTTTCCTTGCAGCCCCTCCCAGAGACCACCTTGGGCCTCAGCCCTCACAGGGCCAGAGGAGGGCCCATCATCTCTGACATCCCAGAAGATTCTCCATCTCCTGAAGGACACAGGTTTTCTCCCTCCAGTGGTGGCAGGAG CACCCCCACCGCTGCCCGTGGCTGTGGTGCAGGCCAtcctggaagggaaagggagCTACAGCCCTGAGGGGCCCAGGAGTGTACAACAGCCTGAACCAAGGGGCCCCAGGGAGGTACCTGACAG GGGAACTCTAGGCCTGGACCGAGGTAACCGGAGCCCAGAGAGTCTGCTACCCCCAATGCTGCTTCCGCCTGCCCCTGAAACTCTGGAGCCCGTGGCACCTGTGGAT GTGCTGGGCCCTAGCCTGCATGGACGAGAATGGACCTTGATGGATCTGGACATGGAGTTGTCTCTG ATGCAGCCCTTGCCTCCAGAGAGGGGTGAAGCTGAGCTGACTGTCAAGGAGTTGAATTCTTCAG GGAAAGACCACACGCTGGGAACCCCACTCATGCTAGACGTCCAGGCGGATTTGGAGGGTGCAGCCCTGTCTGTGCCTGGGGCTTTAACCCTGTACAACGTCACCGAGAGCAACGCCTCCTACTTGGATCCTGGAGCCAATCCCTCCTCTCCCTGA
- the Nol3 gene encoding nucleolar protein 3 isoform X2, producing MGNVQERPSETIDRERKRLVETLQADSGLLLDALVARGVLTGPEYEALDALPDAERRVRRLLLLVQSKGEAACQELLRCAQQTVRMPDPAWDWQHVGPGYRNRSYDPSCPGHWTPEAPSSGTTCPGLPRASQQEEVGGPEGSEALQPGTPEEPELEAEATEVDEPDLEQEMEPEPEPEPEPEPEPEPESEPEPEPDFQEEDESEDS from the exons ATGGGCAACGTGCAGGAGCGCCCATCGGAGACCATTGACCGGGAACGGAAACGGCTGGTAGAGACATTGCAGGCTGACTCTGGGCTGCTGCTGGATGCGCTGGTGGCCCGGGGCGTCCTCACTGGGCCCGAGTACGAAGCCTTGGATGCGCTGCCCGATGCAGAGCGCAGGGTGCGCCGCCTACTGCTGTTGGTGCAGAGCAAGGGCGAGGCAGCCTGCCAGGAGCTACTGCGCTGTGCCCAGCAAACAGTGCGCATGCCAGACCCAGCCTGGGACTGGCAGCACGTGGGGCCTG gctACCGAAACCGCAGCTATGACCCTTCATGCCCAGGCCACTGGACGCCAGAAGCACCCAGTTCAGGGACCACATGTCCTGGGCTGCCAAGAGCTTCACAGCAAGAGGAGGTCGGAGGTCCTGAGGGCTCTGAGGCACTGCAGCCTGGAACTCCAGAGGAGCCAGAACTAGAAGCTGAAGCTACTGAAGTGGATGAGCCAGACCTGGAACAAGAAatggagccggagccggagccggagccggagccggagccggagccggagccggagtcggagccggagccggagcctgACTTCCAAGAAGAGGATGAATCTGAAG ATTCCTGA
- the Nol3 gene encoding nucleolar protein 3 isoform X1, with protein sequence MGNVQERPSETIDRERKRLVETLQADSGLLLDALVARGVLTGPEYEALDALPDAERRVRRLLLLVQSKGEAACQELLRCAQQTVRMPDPAWDWQHVGPGYRNRSYDPSCPGHWTPEAPSSGTTCPGLPRASQQEEVGGPEGSEALQPGTPEEPELEAEATEVDEPDLEQEMEPEPEPEPEPEPEPEPESEPEPEPDFQEEDESEGCEGT encoded by the exons ATGGGCAACGTGCAGGAGCGCCCATCGGAGACCATTGACCGGGAACGGAAACGGCTGGTAGAGACATTGCAGGCTGACTCTGGGCTGCTGCTGGATGCGCTGGTGGCCCGGGGCGTCCTCACTGGGCCCGAGTACGAAGCCTTGGATGCGCTGCCCGATGCAGAGCGCAGGGTGCGCCGCCTACTGCTGTTGGTGCAGAGCAAGGGCGAGGCAGCCTGCCAGGAGCTACTGCGCTGTGCCCAGCAAACAGTGCGCATGCCAGACCCAGCCTGGGACTGGCAGCACGTGGGGCCTG gctACCGAAACCGCAGCTATGACCCTTCATGCCCAGGCCACTGGACGCCAGAAGCACCCAGTTCAGGGACCACATGTCCTGGGCTGCCAAGAGCTTCACAGCAAGAGGAGGTCGGAGGTCCTGAGGGCTCTGAGGCACTGCAGCCTGGAACTCCAGAGGAGCCAGAACTAGAAGCTGAAGCTACTGAAGTGGATGAGCCAGACCTGGAACAAGAAatggagccggagccggagccggagccggagccggagccggagccggagccggagtcggagccggagccggagcctgACTTCCAAGAAGAGGATGAATCTGAAGGTTGTGAGGGCACCTAA